The following coding sequences lie in one Streptomyces xiamenensis genomic window:
- a CDS encoding RNA polymerase sigma factor → MAHETPPEWDRAMRRRLERGEAAALAELYDRFASLAYGIAQRVLSDEDATARVTREVFGRIWATPDSFDPEQGPMRSWIADEAHRLAVARLRRREGTGAGSAERIRTASTLARADYIVTAMPAPLREALELARGGRTDYREVARELGISDAEARRRLRLGLQLLSSAATYPDGGADDVRREHRG, encoded by the coding sequence ATGGCACATGAGACACCGCCGGAGTGGGATCGCGCCATGCGCCGGCGGCTGGAGCGCGGCGAGGCCGCGGCCCTGGCCGAACTGTATGACCGCTTCGCCTCCCTGGCGTACGGCATCGCCCAGCGCGTGCTGAGCGACGAGGACGCCACGGCCCGGGTGACCCGCGAGGTCTTCGGCCGGATCTGGGCGACCCCCGACAGCTTCGACCCCGAGCAGGGGCCGATGCGCTCCTGGATCGCCGACGAGGCGCACCGGCTGGCGGTGGCGCGGCTGCGCCGCCGGGAGGGCACGGGCGCCGGTTCGGCCGAGCGGATCCGTACCGCCTCCACCCTCGCCCGGGCCGACTACATCGTGACGGCCATGCCCGCGCCGCTGCGCGAGGCGCTGGAACTGGCCAGGGGCGGGCGCACCGACTACCGCGAGGTGGCGAGGGAGCTGGGCATCTCCGACGCCGAGGCGCGGCGCAGGCTGCGGCTGGGGTTGCAGTTGCTGTCCTCAGCCGCTACCTATCCGGATGGCGGCGCCGACGACGTACGACGGGAGCACCGCGGATGA